In the genome of Nissabacter sp. SGAir0207, one region contains:
- the traV gene encoding type IV conjugative transfer system lipoprotein TraV, whose product MMKLIAFAVLAGVTAVLTGCAGVDSEFECNATTSDRCMTMEQANEKARLATEGAAGKPAATALPTLVNPPGRCAR is encoded by the coding sequence ATGATGAAACTGATTGCGTTTGCCGTACTGGCCGGTGTCACGGCTGTGCTTACCGGGTGTGCCGGCGTTGACAGTGAGTTCGAGTGTAACGCCACCACGTCTGATCGCTGCATGACGATGGAGCAGGCCAATGAGAAAGCGCGTCTGGCCACCGAGGGCGCAGCGGGAAAGCCGGCTGCGACCGCGCTGCCTACCCTGGTTAACCCGCCGGGGCGGTGCGCCCGGTAA
- a CDS encoding TraV family lipoprotein, with amino-acid sequence MRTAERTANVWIAPYVDTQDVFHQPGRVSFVLTAPAWHMPAVIE; translated from the coding sequence GTGCGCACCGCCGAGCGCACCGCCAATGTCTGGATAGCGCCGTATGTCGATACCCAGGATGTGTTTCACCAGCCCGGCCGGGTCTCGTTTGTCCTGACGGCACCCGCCTGGCATATGCCGGCCGTTATCGAGTAA